Proteins from one Salarias fasciatus chromosome 14, fSalaFa1.1, whole genome shotgun sequence genomic window:
- the drd2a gene encoding dopamine receptor D2a — protein MDVFTQYAYNDSFFENGTWSLNRTDQEQKHPYNYYAMLLTLLIFVIVFGNVLVCMAVSREKALQTTTNYLIVSLAVADLLVATLVMPWVVYLEVVGEWRFSKIHCDIFVTLDVMMCTASILNLCAISIDRYTAVAMPMLYNTRYSSRRRVTVMISVVWVLSFAISCPLLFGLNNTATRDESLCVIANPAFVVYSSIVSFYVPFIITLLVYVQIYVVLRKRRKRVNTKPKQRICQAADPDVATSLKDKCTHPEDVRLCTMIVKSNGSFPVNKKKVIFIKDAVNEGEDLELDELNSGSSQKQKQQQTQCALGDTPATSNQQLMPSKVNASPTSTPPTPPEEGQKAEKNGDPAKEALGDPAPIVAKAFQTQTLSNGKTQTSVKTMSKRKISQQKEKKATQMLAIVLGVFIICWLPFFITHILNTHCTKCKVPPEMYNAFTWLGYVNSAVNPIIYTTFNVEFRKAFIKILHC, from the exons ATGGATGTCTTTACCCAGTATGCCTACAACGACAGTTTCTTTGAAAACGGAACATGGAGCCTCAACAGGACGGACCAGGAGCAGAAACACCCGTACAACTACTACGCCATGCTGCTCACCCTGCTCATCTTCGTCATCGTCTTCGGCAACGTGCTGGTGTGCATGGCCGTATCCAGAGAGAAGGCTCTGCAGACCACCACCAACTACCTGATCGTCAGCCTGGCTGTGGCCGACCTCCTGGTGGCCACGCTGGTGATGCCGTGGGTCGTCTACTTAGAG GTAGTGGGAGAGTGGCGCTTTAGCAAGATCCACTGTGACATCTTTGTCACTCTGGATGTGATGATGTGCACAGCCAGCATCCTCAATCTCTGCGCCATCAGCATTGATCG TTACACAGCCGTTGCGATGCCCATGCTGTACAACACTCGCTACAGCTCCAGAAGGCGGGTCACAGTCATGATCTCTGTGGTGTGGGTGCTGTCATTCGCCATATCATGTCCCCTGCTGTTTGGCCTCAATAACACAG ccacTCGTGATGAGTCTCTCTGTGTGATCGCCAATCCAGCCTTTGTGGTGTACTCCTCCATTGTGTCCTTCTACGTCCCCTTCATCATCACTCTGCTGGTTTATGTGCAAATTTATgtggtcctcaggaagaggcgGAAACGTGTAAACACAAAGCCGAAGCAGCGCATCTGTCAGGCTGCTGACCCCGATGTGGCCACTTCGCTGAAG gatAAATGCACTCATCCAGAGGATGTGAGGTTGTGCACCATGATTGTTAAATCGAATGGGAGTTTTCCTGTCAACAAGAAGAAAGTG ATATTCATCAAAGATGCTGTTAATGAGGGCGAAGATCTGGAGCTGGATGAGCTGAACAGTGGCAGCAGccagaaacagaagcagcagcagacacagtgTGCTCTTGGAGACACGCCGGCCACCAGTAACCAGCAGCTGATGCCCAGCAAAGTCAACGCCAGTCCCACTTCCACGCCGCCAACACCGCCCGAGGAgggacagaaagcagagaagaacGGGGATCCCGCGAAGGAGGCCTTGGGAGACCCGGCACCCATTGTGGCCAAAGCCTTCCAGACACAGACCTTATCTAACGGGAAGACACAGACCTCTGTGAAAACCATGAGCAAGAGGAAGATCTCCcagcagaaggagaagaaggccACCCAGATGTTAGCCATTGTCCTTG GTGTATTCATCATATGCTGGCTGCCGTTCTTCATCACCCATATCTTAAACACCCACTGCACCAAATGCAAGGTTCCTCCTGAGATGTATAATGCTTTTACTTGGCTGGGCTATGTGAATAGTGCTGTAAATCCTATCATATACACCACCTTTAATGTTGAGTTCAGAAAGGCATTCATCAAGATCTTGCACTGCTAA